A stretch of Eschrichtius robustus isolate mEscRob2 chromosome 6, mEscRob2.pri, whole genome shotgun sequence DNA encodes these proteins:
- the B3GNT5 gene encoding lactosylceramide 1,3-N-acetyl-beta-D-glucosaminyltransferase, whose translation MDVRMFVSGRRVKKWQFIQLFATCFVLSLMFFWISIDNHIVSHMKSYSYRYLINSYDFVNDSLSLKRSEDGAPRYQYLINHEEKCKTQDVLLLLFVKTAPENYNRRSAIRKTWGNEKYVRSQLNANIKTLFVLGTPSDPLTRERLQRRLVWEDQMYNDIIQQAFADSFYNLTLKFLLQFSWANSFCPHAKFLMTADDDIFIHMPNLIEYLQSLERIGVQDFWIGRVHRGAPPVRDKSSKYYVSYEMYQWPAYPDYTAGAAYVISGDVAAKVYEASQTLNSSLYIDDVFMGLCANKIGIVPQYHVFFSGEGKTPYHPCIYEKMMTSHGHVEDLQDLWKDATDPRVKMISKGFFGQIYCRIIKIVLLCKLTYVDTYPCRAAFA comes from the coding sequence ATGGACGTCAGAATGTTTGTTAGTGGCAGGAGAGTAAAAAAATGGCAATTTATTCAGTTATTTGCCACTTGTTTTGTACTAAGCCTCATGTTCTTCTGGATATCGATCGATAACCACATCGTGAGCCATATGAAGTCCTACTCTTACAGATACCTCATAAATAGCTACGACTTTGTGAATGATAGCCTGTCTCTTAAGCGCAGCGAGGATGGGGCTCCTCGCTACCAGTACTTGATTAACCATGAGGAGAAGTGTAAAACACAAGACGTCCTGCTCTTACTGTTTGTAAAGACTGCTCCTGAAAACTACAATCGCCGTTCTGCCATTAGGAAAACATGGGGCAATGAGAAGTATGTTCGCTCTCAACTTAACGCCAACATTAAAACTCTGTTTGTCTTAGGAACACCTTCTGACCCACTGACAAGAGAAAGACTTCAAAGAAGACTGGTTTGGGAAGATCAGATGTACAATGATATAATTCAGCAAgcctttgctgattctttctaTAATCTTACTCTTAAATTTCTTCTGCAGTTCAGTTGGGCAAATAGCTTTTGTCCACATGCCAAATTCCTTATGACTGCTGATGATGACATATTTATTCACATGCCAAATCTTATTGAATACCTTCAAAGTTTAGAACGAATTGGTGTTCAAGACTTTTGGATTGGTCGTGTTCATCGTGGTGCCCCTCCCGTCAGAGACAAAAGCAGCAAATACTATGTCTCCTATGAAATGTACCAGTGGCCGGCTTACCCTGACTATACTGCAGGAGCCGCCTACGTGATCTCTGGTGATGTAGCTGCCAAAGTCTATGAGGCATCACAGACACTTAACTCTAGTCTTTACATAGACGATGTGTTCATGGgcctctgtgccaataaaatagGGATAGTACCACAGTACCATGTGTTTTTCTCCGGGGAAGGTAAAACTCCTTATCATCCCTGCATCTATGAAAAAATGATGACATCTCATGGGCATGTAGAAGACCTTCAGGACCTTTGGAAGGATGCCACAGACCCAAGAGTAAAAATGATTTCAAAAGGT